GGGTAACTAATTTTTTGTGATAAAAAGTACATTATCGCTTTTAAACGCCTTGAACCAGAATAAAAAGAGTCCCTTCTAAAGGGATTGGGTAATAGTAAATAAAATCCTGCAACCCACTTAACCCTCTTTCGAAATCTCAGTTTTAGAATCAACGCAGGAAGGAAGTCTGGCCAAAAATCAGATGCAGAGTAAACAATATTTTTTTTATCATTAAAAGTAAGTCTTAAAGCTGCTTTACAGCCTTTGAAAACACGATAAGAATAAGATGAAAAGAATCCAAATTTTTTAAATTTAGACGCAGACCAACAAATGTATTTAACGTCCGAAAGTTTGTTACGTTTGCACATTTCTAAACCATCTTCTGAACTATAAATGCAAACGTTGAAACCTGTTGCACCCCAACGTCTAGCGCACTCAATAAAAATTCGGTCGCCACCACTTATGCCTGTACCAAAAGCTGCGTTAGCTATTATATGAATAGAACAGTTAGAAGGTGTAGCCGAAGAAGCAAGCTCTGAGTTATTTTTTTGGAAAGTATTTACCCCCTTAATACACACAATTGCAGCATAAGATATTAATCAACACTTCTATTTTCTAGATGCAATCACAAATAATGAAATGTGCTGATTTGCTGATTAGTAAATTGCCGGCTACTGTCAGGTAGAGCCAGAAAATGTTCGCTTCGAATTAAACCACACACCCCAATCAGCTAAATTAAGATATTTATTTAACAACAAAATATTTTGGTTTCTAATTTCTCCACTACAAGCACCTGCATTTTAGAATCATTCTAAAGTAACCAGAATTCGAACTATTATATATTACTTTGAAACCTAACTTTATGCAAGAGATCTGTCAAAGTCTTTTGGAATAGAACCTAATAAGTGGATTTGTTGGAAAAAAAAATGTCTACAAAAAATAGTAAGCACCCTTTGTTTTTTTCAGTCGTTTGAAAATAGAATTTGTTCTTGGTGACCGGTTGAGAAGGAGATCTGCAAAACGTTCCAGTGCTTTTTTTGGACCCTATAAGGTCATAATATTCAGCGGTCAAAGTAATCAACTCACGTAAGACTGTTCTATTAAATATGCATTTTCAATGCCAAATCTAGCTTCTGCATAAAGCCTACAACATTTTCTCAGGGCTTCAAGGTTTTTGCGCTCATACAAGCTTATTAAAGCATGATATAAATCGTCAACGTTTGGTTCTACAAGAATTCCGATACTAGGATCCAATGCTTCAGGAATACCGCCTTTGTTTGAAGCAATAACCGGAGTCCCACAAGATAGCGCTTCTAATATAACACGCCCAAATCCTTCTTCGTAGATCGATGGAATAATTAAAACATCAGCCGCATTGTAGTACAAACCTAATTGAGCATTATCGATTTTTCCAAGATAAATGACGTTTCCCATATTAACCGACGCTGACTTTACTGCCGTGGATAACGGGCCATCACCAATGAAAACAAAAGATATATCTTTTTTATTGACTATTCTTGAAGCTACTCTCAGAAGGTTTTTAACACCTTTTATTTCCAATAATCTACCTACAAAAAGAACGACGAATTTATACTCTAAACCCAACTGTTGTTTACAACCCAATCTATTAAGTGGCTTAAATATTGACTGATTTACCCAATAGGTATAAACGGCAATTTTTTGCTTATCCAAACCAATTTTTATTAGTTCCTCTTTTGATTTTCTTGCAAGAGTTAATACCGTAGATGAAGATAAAGTTAGTTTCAGTAATTTGGCAAGCAACGGTTTTTTAGGCAAATCGTAAATAGCGTGTATACTAACAATGACTTTTTTTCTATAGATCTTTCCTAAAACTTTCCCAATAAAAGCAGCATTTATACCATGAGCGTGAATAACATCAATTTTTTTATGGACAGCAGCCATAAAAAAAAAGGAATAAACAAATAAAAGTGGTGTTAAATAGATAAATTCAAAAATAGGATAAGGTTCCAACTTATGGAAAAGGTTATTCCCAACCCAGTTAATGCGACGGATTTCTATTGAAGTATGTTTTTCAAAAGAAAGGGTCTCGGCATCAGTAGTAAGTGGTTTATAGGTTAGTACAAAGACTTCATGACCGTTGTTCCTGAGGAAATTACACAAATCATCTAAATGAGTCTCTACTCCACCAATATTAGGGCTAAAGAAGGGGGTTAACATCAAGATTCTCAATTTTTTTTTAATCATAATCAAAACCAATCTTTTAATTGCAGCAAATCACACTTTCACCTATTCAGCAAATAAGCAATTGCAACACCCAACCTTAAGAAATAGAGACCGAAGGTAAATAAAGGATACCTTAATAACCGTTTCCATTTTCCGTTCTCGATAAAAATACCAAAAAATCTATAACCAAACCCTATTTGTTTTGCAATTTCCAAGTCAGCGTCACCCCATTTTTGAGCATACTTTCGAATTCCATCTGCATAATAAACTTTCTTTTTAAGATACCGAGTTAAGTTAAACCGACCTTCATTGTGATAAATGGGAGCAACGATTACATCAGGACGACTTATTGAGCGTACTTTTCTGTCAAAGTCCCAATCTTCTGGACCAACAAGATTTTCATCGAAGCCACCTACCTGAAAGAACAACTCCTTTCGAACGAACCTCACAGCATCTACAACAGTACCTGTATAAAAACTCCGCTCAAAATCTCTAATTTTGATCCATAAACCTTGGCCGATTATTCGCTCAGGTATATAAATAGCATCAATAAGTCCAAATTCACTTTTCGTAACACATTGCTGGATAACATTGGGACTTAAAATCATATCTGCATCGAGATAAATCAAGTATTTACCGCGAGCAACCTTGGCACCATGATTTCTTTGCACAGATCGTT
This genomic window from Candidatus Bathyarchaeota archaeon contains:
- a CDS encoding glycosyltransferase family 4 protein, yielding MIKKKLRILMLTPFFSPNIGGVETHLDDLCNFLRNNGHEVFVLTYKPLTTDAETLSFEKHTSIEIRRINWVGNNLFHKLEPYPIFEFIYLTPLLFVYSFFFMAAVHKKIDVIHAHGINAAFIGKVLGKIYRKKVIVSIHAIYDLPKKPLLAKLLKLTLSSSTVLTLARKSKEELIKIGLDKQKIAVYTYWVNQSIFKPLNRLGCKQQLGLEYKFVVLFVGRLLEIKGVKNLLRVASRIVNKKDISFVFIGDGPLSTAVKSASVNMGNVIYLGKIDNAQLGLYYNAADVLIIPSIYEEGFGRVILEALSCGTPVIASNKGGIPEALDPSIGILVEPNVDDLYHALISLYERKNLEALRKCCRLYAEARFGIENAYLIEQSYVS
- a CDS encoding glycosyltransferase, which produces MANQDKHMQNLHLIKTENEPLVSVIVTTKNEEKNIENCILSIKNQTYPNIELIIVDNFSTDRTVEIAKKYTENIFSKGNERSVQRNHGAKVARGKYLIYLDADMILSPNVIQQCVTKSEFGLIDAIYIPERIIGQGLWIKIRDFERSFYTGTVVDAVRFVRKELFFQVGGFDENLVGPEDWDFDRKVRSISRPDVIVAPIYHNEGRFNLTRYLKKKVYYADGIRKYAQKWGDADLEIAKQIGFGYRFFGIFIENGKWKRLLRYPLFTFGLYFLRLGVAIAYLLNR